In SAR202 cluster bacterium, one DNA window encodes the following:
- a CDS encoding acyl-CoA dehydrogenase produces the protein MDLAHDQAQDMLRASARDFLEKECPATLVRALEKTDRGYSPDLWRKMADLGWVGLGLPSRYGGGDGTIIDQVVLMEEIGRALLPSPILSSSVRCGQLILNAGSDAQKQKWLPIMASGQAVFAVAYAEAGITMSTPITTTIKHDGKGYVANGSKFTVPFGASVDYMIIGAQGEKGLTFSIVESKAPGITVKPLKSVANDPRCQVFFKNVKVSADNVIASGIEPFRRMLDYAALCGCGEMLGRAQKILELVVDYGKTRVQFGRPIGAFQAVQHQCADLRVAIDAASLLVYNAAAAMLEGRPCVEEVSLAKAKCNEMSRYSTFVGHGIFAGYSYTVEHDMQLYSSRNKLAESSMGNSTYHLGRVADQMGL, from the coding sequence TTGGACCTAGCCCATGACCAAGCTCAAGACATGCTGCGCGCCTCCGCCCGTGACTTCCTGGAAAAAGAGTGCCCCGCCACCCTGGTCCGCGCCCTTGAGAAAACCGACCGCGGCTACTCCCCCGACCTCTGGCGCAAAATGGCCGACCTGGGCTGGGTGGGCCTTGGCCTCCCCTCCCGGTACGGCGGCGGCGACGGCACTATCATCGACCAGGTCGTCCTCATGGAAGAGATAGGCCGCGCCCTGCTCCCCAGCCCTATCCTCTCCTCCTCCGTCCGATGCGGCCAGCTTATCCTCAACGCCGGCAGCGACGCCCAGAAGCAAAAATGGCTCCCAATCATGGCTAGCGGCCAGGCCGTCTTCGCCGTCGCTTACGCCGAGGCTGGCATCACCATGTCCACCCCCATTACCACCACTATCAAGCACGACGGCAAGGGCTACGTCGCCAACGGCTCCAAGTTCACCGTTCCCTTCGGCGCGTCGGTGGACTATATGATCATCGGCGCTCAAGGAGAGAAGGGCCTGACCTTCAGCATCGTCGAGTCCAAAGCCCCCGGCATCACCGTCAAGCCCCTCAAAAGCGTCGCCAACGACCCTCGATGCCAGGTCTTTTTCAAAAACGTCAAGGTCAGCGCCGACAACGTCATCGCCAGTGGCATCGAGCCCTTCCGCCGAATGCTCGACTACGCTGCCCTCTGCGGCTGCGGCGAAATGCTGGGCCGCGCCCAAAAAATCCTCGAATTGGTGGTGGACTACGGCAAGACACGGGTCCAATTCGGGCGGCCCATCGGAGCCTTCCAGGCCGTGCAGCACCAGTGCGCTGACCTCCGCGTCGCCATCGACGCCGCCAGCCTCCTCGTCTACAACGCCGCCGCGGCCATGCTGGAAGGCCGTCCCTGCGTCGAAGAAGTGTCCCTGGCCAAAGCCAAGTGCAACGAGATGAGCCGCTACTCCACCTTCGTCGGCCACGGCATCTTCGCTGGCTACTCCTACACCGTCGAACACGACATGCAGCTCTACAGCTCCCGCAACAAGCTGGCCGAGTCCTCCATGGGCAACTCCACCTACCACCTGGGCCGCGTCGCCGATCAAATGGGCCTCTAA